In Bufo gargarizans isolate SCDJY-AF-19 chromosome 5, ASM1485885v1, whole genome shotgun sequence, the following are encoded in one genomic region:
- the KLHL10 gene encoding kelch-like protein 10 — MEIEENFSTVDIESKMTSMAYTIFNELRLEGKLCDVVIKASGVEFSAHKNILCGCSAYFRALFTGSWKNSEEKVYDIAGVSPDTMKLVLQYAYTWTVPINPENVENLFIAADFFNILGLLRICSDFLKNQLCPQNCIGIYRFTEYYYCPELHQEAYMYILHNFENILKISDEFLDLSATDLKGILEKDELNIKQEEFAFEAITKWIKHNPSSRKQYISILLSEVRFAFMDDDYFKYNVKKNNYVSENEECKPIIINGLKAIYDLNINGPSNVDLINPMNRPRLPYAVLFAIGGWSGGSPTNATECYDSRADQWVNIINEDLSPRAYHGTAYFKEHVYIIGGFDSVDYFSSVISFNPIKKTWQQVAPMHSKRCYISVTILDGNIYAMGGFDGHFRLNTAERYDPENNQWTLIDPMNEQRSDASATTLNDKIYICGGFNGNECLFTAEMYSLDTKQWTTISPMWSRRSGVGAIAYREKVYVVGGFDGANRLRSVEAYSPVNNTWHVVTPMVTPRSNFGIEVLDDLLFAVGGFNGFTTTFNVECYDETTDEWYDVHGMNVYRSALSCCVVAGLPNIRDYAASRDIQSRDEIRSSSSTSSLPI; from the exons ATGGAGATCGAAGAAAACTTCTCAACTGTCGACATAGAAAGCAAAATGACCTCCATGGCTTACACTATTTTTAATGAACTGAGATTGGAGGGCAAGCTGTGTGATGTTGTCATCAAAGCCAGCGGTGTGGAATTCAGTGCCCATAAGAACATCCTATGCGGCTGCAGTGCATATTTTAG AGCATTGTTCACAGGTAGCTGGAAAAACAGCGAGGAGAAAGTCTATGACATTGCTGGTGTATCTCCAGACACAATGAAATTAGTCTTACAGTATGCCTACACCTGGACGGTCCCAATCAACCCTGAAAATGTGGAAAATCTCTTTATTGCGGCAGACTTTTTCAACATTCTAGGGCTTCTACGTATTTGCTCTGATTTCCTGAAAAACCAACTGTGCCCACAAAATTGTATTGGTATCTATAGGTTCACTGAATATTATTATTGCCCTGAGCTCCATCAGGAGGCATACATGTACATCTTACATAACTTTGAAAATATATTGAAAATCTCAGATGAGTTCCTTGATCTGTCAGCTACGGACCTTAAAGGCATTTTAGAGAAAGATGAACTGAACATTAAACAGGAAGAATTTGCATTTGAAGCTATTACCAAGTGGATCAAACATAACCCTTCAAGCCGGAAACAGTATATCTCAATTCTTCTTTCAGAG GTTCGCTTTGCATTCATGGATGATGACTACTTCAAATacaatgttaaaaaaaacaactatgtaAGCGAGAATGAAGAGTGCAAACCTATCATTATTAATGGTTTAAAAGCTATTTATGACCTTAATATAAATGGCCCCTCAAATGTGGATTTGATAAACCCAATGAACAGACCTCGTCTTCCTTATGCAGTCTTGTTTGCTATAGGTGGTTGGAGTGGAGGTAGTCCCACAAATGCTACTGAGTGCTATGATTCCCGTGCCGACCAGTGGGTCAATATTATAAATGAAGATTTAAGTCCAAGAGCGTACCATGGAACAGCATATTTTAAGGAGCATGTGTATATTATTGGTGGATTTGATAGTGTGGACTATTTTAGCAGTGTAATAAGTTTTAACCCAATAAAGAAAACATGGCAGCAAGTAGCACCCATGCATTCAAAAAGATGTTATATCAGTGTCACTATTCTGGATGGAAATATCTATGCAATGGGAGGCTTTGATGGCCACTTTCGTCTGAACACTGCTGAACGGTATGACCCAGAAAACAACCAGTGGACTTTGATTGACCCTATGAATGAGCAGAGGAGTGATGCCAGTGCCACCACACTTAATGACAAG ATTTACATCTGCGGAGGATTCAATGGTAATGAGTGCCTATTCACTGCTGAGATGTACAGCCTTGATACCAAACAGTGGACTACAATCTCTCCAATGTGGAGCCGGCGTAGTGGTGTGGGAGCTATTGCCTATAGAGAAAAAGTATATGTG gttggAGGTTTTGATGGAGCTAATCGCCTGAGAAGTGTTGAGGCTTACAGCCCTGTCAACAACACCTGGCACGTGGTGACTCCTATGGTCACACCTCGAAGCAACTTTGGAATTGAAGTACTAGATGACCTTCTTTTTGCTGTAGGAGGTTTTAATGGATTTACCACCACATTCAATGTTGAATGCTATGATGAAACAACAGATGAGTGGTATGATGTCCATGGCATGAACGTTTACCGTAGTGCTTTAAGTTGTTGTGTGGTAGCTGGTCTCCCCAACATCCGAGACTATGCAGCTTCCCGAGACATCCAATCCAGAGATGAGATTAGATCTTCCTCCTCCACAAGTTCACTGCCAATATGA